Part of the Rhodohalobacter sp. 614A genome is shown below.
GCATGGTCTATTTTTGCCGCACAGGAATCTGAATATATTGACGAGGTTTTTGTTTCTACCGAAGATGAGAAGATCAAAAAAGTGGCCATTGAACATGGTGCAAAAGTAATTGAGAGGCCCAATGATCTTTCCCAGCCATTATCCAATCACGGAGATGTGATTTTGCATGGAGCCAAACAGATAGCAGGAAGAGTTGATGAAGAGATAGAGACGGTAACCATTCTTCTTGGAAATACGGTAATGACACAAGCAGAGGATATTGATAAGGCAATCCAAACCGTGATGGATGATGGGGTGATAGATTCCTGCATGACGGTGTGGAAAGCCCAGGACGATCACCCGCTGAGAGCGATGGTCATTAACGAAGATGGATATTTGGAATCATATGCCAAAGGAGAAACTCCGGATACCAATCGGCAAAGTTACCGGGAAGTATTTTTTTATGATCAGGGGCCGTGGACCGTCCGTATGGAAAGCTTGTTGCGATCAGAGAAAACGAAGGAAGGACCGGGGCCGTGGTGGTGGATGGGTAAAAACTGTAAATCTATCGAAAGGTTATGGGTAACGGGACGGGATACTCACACCCAGTTTGACGTTGATATAGCTGAATGGTGGCTAAAGAAATTCAGGTTATAAATGAATGGCGCTGATATATTTTGTGATAGTATCTGAACAATACAGATTTCCGAGACTGTAATCTATTGACTATGGCAAAGAAAGAATCCCGGCGGCTGGCCTATATCGCAAAAGACACGAAGACCTATATGAATATTGAGGAGGGGCGGTTCAAATATTCAAAAAAAGGCGATACAAATATCCTGTTCATTATTATTCCCAGGAATATCAGGGGCAATCTTCGGGAGAGGATGGAAGAGACGGTGAAGAAGGATAAATGGGATGAAATCATCTGGGTTGAAACCCGGAGTAATACCGTTTCCGAAAGAGAAGAGAAACGAAAGAAAAAAAGTGAACTGTATAGTTTTTATTGGGATGTAAGAGAATATTTCTACAATTACCTGGATCGCCGAAAGCTGGATTCA
Proteins encoded:
- a CDS encoding acylneuraminate cytidylyltransferase family protein encodes the protein MHIALLTAKGNNQTLENKNVKEIGGKPCMAWSIFAAQESEYIDEVFVSTEDEKIKKVAIEHGAKVIERPNDLSQPLSNHGDVILHGAKQIAGRVDEEIETVTILLGNTVMTQAEDIDKAIQTVMDDGVIDSCMTVWKAQDDHPLRAMVINEDGYLESYAKGETPDTNRQSYREVFFYDQGPWTVRMESLLRSEKTKEGPGPWWWMGKNCKSIERLWVTGRDTHTQFDVDIAEWWLKKFRL